From Triticum urartu cultivar G1812 chromosome 2, Tu2.1, whole genome shotgun sequence, a single genomic window includes:
- the LOC125536499 gene encoding protein SHORT-ROOT 1 codes for MDTLFRLVSLQASEQQQQQSASYNSRSTTSSGSRSSSHQTNASYNYYHHSSSSGGGGGGQYYYSQQQPQQSYYLEPYQEECGGNAHQHHLYMDEDFSSSSSSRQHFHSHGGAAHPPTSSATPTAPTPPLSTSSTAGGAGHALFEAADLSFPPDLNLDFSSPASSSGAGGTASSAAVGGGGGGRWASQLLMECARAVATRESQRVQQLMWMLNELASPYGDVEQKLASYFLQGLFARLTASGPRTLRTLAAATDRNTSFDSTRRTALRFQELSPWSSFGHVAANGAILESFLEAAAASSEPQRFHILDLSNTFCTQWPTLLEALATRSPDDTPHLSITTVVSAAPSAPTSAVQRVMREIGQRMEKFARLMGVPFRFRAVHHSGDLAELDLDSLDLREGGATTGIAVNCMNSLRGVVPGGARRRGAFAASLRRLEPRVVTVVEEEADLVATDADASDEGGDTEAAFLKVFGEGLRFFSAYMDSLEESFPKTSNERLALERGAGRAIVDLVSCPASESMERRETAAAWARRLRSAGFSPVPFSEDVADDVRSLLRRYREGWSMREAGTDDSAAGAGVFLAWKEQPLVWASAWRP; via the coding sequence ATGGATACGCTGTTTAGGTTGGTTAGCCTCCAAGCctccgagcagcagcagcagcaatcggcgtcgtacaactccaGGAGCACCACCTCCAGCGGCTCCAGGTCGTCCTCCCACCAGACCAACGCCTCCTACAACTACTACCACCACAGctccagcagcggcggcggcggcggcgggcagtACTACTACAGccagcagcagccgcagcagTCCTACTACCTGGAGCCGTACCAAGAAGAATGCGGTGGCAACGCCCACCAGCACCACCTCTACATGGATGAAgacttctcctcctcctcctcgtcgagGCAGCACTTCCACTCGCACGGCGGGGCGGCCCATCCGCCCACGTCGTCCGCCACGCCCACTGCGCCCACGCCCCCGCTCTCCACCTCGTCCACGGCTGGCGGGGCGGGCCACGCGCTCTTCGAGGCGGCCGACCTCTCTTTCCCGCCGGACCTCAACCTCGACTTCTCGTCCCCGGCCTCGTCGTCCGGCGCCGGGGGCACAGCGTCATCGGCCGCGGtggggggaggcggcggcgggaggtGGGCCAGCCAGCTGCTCATGGAGTGCGCGCGCGCGGTTGCGACGCGCGAGAGCCAGCGCGTGCAACAGCTGATGTGGATGCTCAACGAGCTGGCGTCACCGTACGGGGACGTGGAGCAGAAGCTCGCGTCCTACTTCCTGCAGGGTCTCTTCGCGCGGCTCACGGCGTCCGGCCCCCGGACGCTGCGCACGCTCGCGGCGGCGACCGACCGGAACACGTCCTTCGACTCCACGCGCCGCACCGCGCTGCGCTTCCAGGAGCTCAGCCCCTGGTCGTCGTTCGGGCACGTGGCCGCCAACGGCGCCATACTGGAATCTTTCTTGGAGGCCGCGGCCGCGTCGTCGGAGCCGCAGAGGTTTCACATCCTCGACCTGAGCAACACCTTCTGCACGCAGTGGCCGACGCTGCTCGAGGCCCTGGCCACGCGGTCCCCGGACGACACGCCGCACCTGTCCATCACCACCGTCGTGTCGGCCGCGCCGTCGGCTCCGACGTCCGCCGTGCAGCGCGTGATGCGGGAGATCGGGCAGCGCATGGAGAAGTTCGCGCGGCTGATGGGCGTCCCCTTCCGCTTCCGCGCCGTGCACCACTCCGGGGACCTCGCGGAGCTCGACCTCGACTCGCTCGACCTGCGCGAGGGCGGCGCCACCACCGGCATCGCCGTCAACTGCATGAACTCGCTGCGCGGCGTGGTGCCGGGCGGTGCCCGCCGGCGCGGCGCGTTCGCCGCGTCCCTCCGCCGCCTCGAACCTCGGGTCGTCACCGTGgtcgaggaggaggcggacctgGTGGCGACCGACGCCGACGCGTCCGACGAAGGCGGCGACACGGAGGCAGCATTCTTGAAGGTGTTCGGCGAGGGCTTACGGTTCTTCTCGGCTTACATGGACTCGCTAGAGGAGAGCTTCCCCAAGACCAGCAACGAGAGGCTGGCATTGGAGAGGGGAGCAGGGCGTGCCATTGTTGACCTGGTCTCGTGCCCAGCGTCGGAGTCCATGGAGCGgcgggagacggcggcggcgtgggcgCGGCGGTTGCGGTCGGCCGGGTTCTCACCGGTGCCATTCAGCGAGGACGTAGCCGACGACGTGCGGTCGCTTCTGCGCCGGTACCGGGAGGGCTGGTCGATGCGGGAGGCCGGCACGGATGACTCGGCGGCCGGAGCCGGCGTGTTCCTCGCTTGGAAGGAGCAGCCTCTGGTGTGGGCGAGCGCGTGGAGGCCATGA